The following coding sequences lie in one Coraliomargarita sinensis genomic window:
- a CDS encoding spermidine synthase translates to MALLWSHEADGSHYEVRSAGASLRLYRNGVNHSQWNPNRPLSGSIWDLITLPALHRPTGALGDALMLGFGAGAVARQLCDLAGIKRLVGVEMDPMHLSIAQGFFECSEQFELVAADAVEWVGEGDESPQYDLIIDDLYSEEDGMPVRCAPMDKNWFNCLVGLLKPGGILVLNTIEPEKVNHLPLLKDRKLKSRLPHAMMYQIDGYENRVLAFSDEAFDRKGLDSALRAICRKYPRCYGVGKRYMFSGI, encoded by the coding sequence ATGGCGCTGCTATGGAGTCATGAGGCTGACGGAAGCCACTATGAGGTGCGTTCAGCGGGAGCCAGCTTGCGTCTCTATCGTAACGGGGTGAATCATTCCCAGTGGAATCCGAATCGGCCTCTGTCCGGTTCGATCTGGGATCTGATCACTCTACCTGCACTACATCGGCCCACAGGGGCCCTTGGTGACGCGCTCATGCTTGGTTTCGGCGCGGGGGCAGTAGCCCGTCAATTGTGCGACCTTGCAGGCATCAAACGCTTGGTCGGTGTGGAGATGGATCCGATGCACCTTTCCATCGCCCAGGGTTTTTTTGAGTGCTCCGAGCAATTTGAACTGGTGGCTGCCGATGCGGTGGAGTGGGTTGGCGAGGGGGATGAGTCGCCGCAGTATGACTTAATCATCGACGACCTATACAGCGAAGAGGACGGCATGCCCGTCCGGTGTGCGCCTATGGATAAAAACTGGTTTAACTGCTTGGTGGGATTGCTGAAGCCCGGAGGTATTCTGGTGCTTAATACGATCGAGCCGGAAAAGGTGAATCATCTGCCTCTTTTGAAAGACCGGAAATTGAAGTCCCGGTTGCCCCATGCCATGATGTATCAAATCGACGGATACGAGAATCGGGTTCTGGCCTTTAGTGATGAGGCGTTTGACCGGAAAGGTCTCGATTCCGCGCTTCGTGCCATCTGCCGCAAGTACCCGCGCTGCTATGGAGTAGGGAAGCGCTACATGTTTTCGGGAATTTGA
- the dsr2 gene encoding anti-phage defense-associated sirtuin Dsr2 — MKTDKGQGGTSVTKAEEFEVAENLRPYLNQIAERLWSGHAAIMVGSGFSKNAKLNSSASCSGFPDWSQLGDLFYEKVHGKLPDASGKYMNVLKLADEVHASLGRPVLDQLLRDSIPDLDYEPSALHLKLLQLPWTDVFTTNYDTLLERASTSVSNQRFDVVVNKEDLVYSSKPRIIKLHGSFPSERPFVITEEDYRKYPKVYAPFVNTVQQSLLENTLCLVGFSGDDPNFLQWIGWIRDNLGQLNAPKIFLVGVINLSSAQRKLLEMRNIVVLNMAECPDIDSNLYYEGLERFFDFLSSKEKTDSALGWPSSSSKLFPDPHKDRQEQFDATVSAWEKQRKSYPGWVVVPEDRRSSLWSYTEHWCYFLRENDDVDEWQDLRWFHELVWRMDKSLCPIFNDQAPLISRVLDKYRPKIWDDGSSRRSLEEEMEMWIGLQIHMLRYYREEGLHPEWDKTYSELLTRWEMLSPSQQSKVFYEQSLNALFSADIPKLKTSLSNWHPNESLPLMEAKRAMLLAEIGKVNEAAAILANALDQVRSKRNLKPVSNNYSLVSQEAYIMVLYKYVKDTASFHTELIESDAEEISEVRDLYRDKGNSEDDWVALSNNRIGDRKKEWEDLVRELRSKKRIEELKLYQERWNSLKRYKCDPWNEVRVFSAHLERPPKKFEAVSIISGFDVGRFSQTQHMGGDKELLFGYAFLRFFEDTGLVFRISDTTSEKNSAEGALRRISKYAPYWATATLLRLGDEKLVDVLYNRESLVRYSQPLVDQLIGDYLSILEKVKVDIVGGNRIYRDNFGVTLAAIVPEILSRLCTKCTDEKRFLLLNFLKGVYESEDRGKYKKIRTLTERLVTSFSSSHKAALVEKLLEFPILENLNIIDEGEFVNPLHFVDLTENEIRQLKGINCRDSVSEFLSKARSSNSKTRTWATLSLGNLYRWGLLNKSEQNQFAEALWSKLDQHGLPADTGFYRFAYLNMPCPENVKVVERIREFLHEAEFPVQSKRTEKNVHILAGDILLCRELLGANNFLKWRKKDIRMLTAKLSEWWDCDKSQLVQNKQQAGAWADIGNEFKSRFEKMENVLARIIVPQAVKLDLDDSLAVSRRILQELNDRNVTALRLKVALEIHESANSEMISSEVGQLLSSNSSEDVVEAIRAIDVLLSLPGDSEVVSVLDQTVNELALKIRWRQTTELPVSIDLMESVARKYPDLIVGEVKESILGGLDAISNETGYDIDSSAFSERLFLRVKTAGLASTLSEICFKNGEALPDPLRKWKAICRNPDEFAEVRNAWKACVATGKG, encoded by the coding sequence ATGAAAACCGATAAGGGCCAAGGAGGGACATCAGTTACAAAGGCAGAGGAGTTTGAGGTTGCCGAGAATCTTCGCCCTTATTTGAACCAAATCGCTGAGAGGCTCTGGTCTGGCCATGCTGCTATTATGGTTGGCTCTGGCTTTAGTAAGAACGCCAAGCTTAATAGTAGCGCATCGTGTTCAGGCTTTCCCGACTGGTCCCAGTTGGGAGATCTCTTTTACGAGAAAGTTCACGGTAAGTTACCCGATGCTTCCGGTAAATATATGAACGTCCTGAAGCTTGCTGACGAAGTCCACGCTTCACTTGGTCGTCCAGTGCTGGATCAGTTGCTCAGGGATTCTATTCCCGATCTCGATTATGAGCCATCAGCATTGCATTTGAAATTACTTCAGTTGCCCTGGACGGACGTCTTTACCACAAATTATGACACGCTCTTGGAGCGAGCCTCTACCTCCGTATCAAATCAGAGGTTTGACGTGGTTGTTAACAAAGAGGATCTCGTTTATTCATCAAAACCTCGGATCATCAAATTACACGGTAGCTTTCCTTCGGAGAGGCCATTTGTGATTACCGAGGAAGACTACCGCAAATACCCAAAGGTGTATGCACCATTCGTAAACACTGTGCAGCAGTCGCTGCTTGAAAATACCTTATGCTTGGTTGGGTTTTCAGGCGACGATCCGAATTTCCTACAGTGGATAGGATGGATCAGAGACAATCTTGGCCAACTAAATGCCCCAAAAATCTTCCTCGTAGGTGTCATTAATCTCTCCAGTGCCCAGAGAAAGCTGCTGGAAATGAGAAATATTGTCGTTCTGAACATGGCCGAATGTCCGGACATTGATTCGAACTTATATTATGAGGGGTTAGAGCGTTTCTTTGATTTTCTTTCTTCGAAAGAAAAAACTGATTCTGCATTAGGCTGGCCCTCATCAAGTTCGAAGCTTTTCCCAGACCCGCATAAAGATAGGCAAGAGCAGTTCGATGCAACCGTCTCGGCTTGGGAGAAACAAAGGAAGTCTTATCCGGGTTGGGTTGTTGTTCCTGAGGACCGACGTAGTTCTCTTTGGAGTTACACTGAGCACTGGTGCTATTTCCTCAGAGAGAACGACGATGTGGATGAATGGCAGGACCTCAGATGGTTCCATGAACTTGTCTGGCGTATGGACAAAAGCCTGTGCCCAATCTTTAATGATCAGGCACCTCTGATCTCAAGAGTATTGGATAAGTATCGACCGAAGATTTGGGACGATGGCAGCTCCAGACGTTCTCTCGAAGAGGAAATGGAGATGTGGATAGGGCTACAAATTCACATGCTTCGGTATTATCGTGAAGAGGGACTCCATCCCGAATGGGATAAAACTTATTCGGAGCTATTGACGCGTTGGGAAATGCTTTCACCTAGTCAACAATCTAAGGTGTTTTACGAACAGTCTTTGAATGCACTATTTAGTGCCGATATCCCAAAGCTCAAAACTTCCTTGAGTAACTGGCATCCAAATGAGTCTTTGCCATTGATGGAGGCAAAGCGTGCTATGTTGCTCGCTGAAATTGGAAAGGTAAATGAGGCCGCCGCAATTTTAGCGAATGCGCTCGATCAGGTGCGATCAAAGCGCAATCTTAAGCCGGTATCGAACAACTACAGTCTAGTATCGCAAGAGGCTTATATCATGGTCTTGTACAAATACGTAAAAGATACAGCTTCGTTCCATACCGAACTTATCGAGTCTGATGCAGAAGAGATCAGTGAGGTCCGTGACTTGTATCGGGATAAAGGTAACAGCGAAGACGATTGGGTCGCTTTATCGAATAACAGAATCGGAGACAGGAAGAAAGAATGGGAGGACCTGGTCAGAGAACTTAGAAGTAAGAAGCGGATTGAGGAGCTAAAGCTCTACCAAGAAAGGTGGAATAGTCTTAAAAGGTATAAATGTGACCCTTGGAATGAAGTTCGTGTCTTCTCTGCACACTTGGAACGTCCGCCTAAAAAGTTTGAGGCCGTCAGCATAATCTCAGGCTTTGATGTGGGGCGGTTCTCGCAAACTCAGCACATGGGTGGTGACAAAGAGTTATTATTCGGATATGCATTTCTACGCTTTTTTGAGGATACGGGTTTAGTATTTAGAATCTCTGATACAACTTCTGAGAAAAATTCTGCTGAGGGTGCTTTGAGAAGAATATCGAAGTATGCACCATACTGGGCTACAGCCACACTCCTGCGACTCGGCGATGAAAAACTGGTAGATGTTCTTTATAATAGAGAGTCGCTGGTTCGTTACTCTCAGCCGTTGGTCGATCAATTGATTGGGGATTACCTGTCGATCCTTGAAAAAGTTAAGGTCGATATTGTCGGGGGAAATCGAATCTACCGAGACAACTTTGGGGTGACTTTAGCGGCTATTGTTCCCGAGATCTTATCGCGCCTTTGCACTAAGTGCACTGATGAAAAGCGATTTCTGCTGCTTAATTTCCTCAAAGGGGTCTATGAATCGGAAGATCGCGGGAAATATAAGAAGATCCGCACTTTAACTGAGCGGTTAGTCACGTCGTTCAGTTCCTCCCATAAAGCTGCACTTGTCGAGAAGCTCCTCGAATTTCCCATTCTTGAGAATCTAAACATTATCGACGAAGGTGAATTCGTAAATCCATTACACTTCGTTGACCTCACCGAGAATGAAATCAGGCAATTGAAAGGCATTAATTGTAGGGATTCAGTTTCAGAATTTCTTAGCAAAGCCCGTAGCTCGAATAGCAAAACAAGGACTTGGGCGACCCTTAGCCTTGGGAACCTGTACCGATGGGGACTTCTTAATAAATCGGAACAGAATCAGTTCGCTGAAGCACTTTGGTCCAAGTTGGATCAACATGGCCTCCCAGCCGATACCGGCTTCTATCGGTTCGCTTACCTAAACATGCCTTGTCCTGAGAATGTTAAAGTTGTTGAGCGGATCAGGGAATTTTTACATGAGGCCGAATTCCCTGTTCAGAGTAAAAGGACAGAGAAGAACGTTCATATTCTCGCAGGAGATATTTTACTCTGCCGTGAACTACTCGGAGCAAATAACTTTTTGAAGTGGCGCAAGAAGGACATTCGGATGCTCACGGCAAAGCTTTCAGAATGGTGGGATTGCGACAAAAGTCAGTTAGTTCAAAACAAGCAACAAGCGGGAGCATGGGCTGATATCGGTAACGAATTCAAAAGTCGCTTCGAGAAAATGGAGAATGTTCTGGCCCGAATAATTGTTCCTCAGGCGGTAAAACTTGACCTGGATGATTCACTAGCCGTCTCCAGGAGAATCTTGCAAGAGTTGAACGACCGAAATGTAACTGCACTCCGGCTGAAGGTCGCACTAGAAATTCACGAGTCTGCCAATTCAGAGATGATTAGCTCTGAGGTAGGTCAATTGCTTTCCTCAAATAGTAGCGAGGATGTCGTCGAAGCGATTCGTGCCATTGACGTCTTACTGAGCCTTCCAGGAGATAGTGAAGTGGTATCTGTTTTAGATCAGACCGTAAATGAACTAGCTCTCAAGATCCGCTGGCGGCAGACTACCGAACTTCCAGTTTCCATTGATCTGATGGAATCAGTAGCGAGAAAGTATCCAGATTTAATCGTCGGAGAGGTCAAAGAATCCATCCTCGGAGGGCTCGATGCTATTAGTAATGAAACAGGTTATGATATTGATTCATCTGCATTTTCAGAACGCCTGTTTCTTAGGGTCAAAACAGCCGGGTTGGCATCTACTCTGAGCGAAATTTGTTTTAAGAATGGCGAGGCACTCCCAGATCCGCTTCGGAAATGGAAGGCTATCTGCAGAAACCCTGATGAGTTCGCCGAAGTCAGAAATGCATGGAAGGCATGCGTCGCAACCGGAAAAGGTTAA
- a CDS encoding helix-turn-helix domain-containing protein, whose translation MSSPDPSPKNAALGEVLRAVVDDRGLRQKVLAGKIGITEASLSNILNGKARPRQLTLTRLIEQLQPSAEEQQRILAAYDHAEMAELPERPSSPEQPIPLDEMERVKRYMEIKSMSVTFQDDVEKELDRTGLDFQRAYRQENLICDFLLPGPPRIAVDCKYNVNRDWDRTVASVKLLKGHLDLEIVLVVVPYENDTTLAEADRITEQGGKIVCVADLEASLRLLGHGKGASL comes from the coding sequence ATGTCGAGCCCCGATCCAAGCCCCAAGAATGCTGCCCTCGGAGAGGTTCTCCGTGCGGTTGTGGATGATCGCGGCCTGCGCCAGAAGGTTCTGGCGGGTAAAATCGGAATTACCGAGGCGAGCCTCTCGAACATTTTGAACGGCAAGGCCCGTCCGCGGCAGCTGACGCTGACTCGGCTCATCGAGCAACTCCAGCCCAGCGCCGAGGAGCAGCAGCGGATCCTAGCCGCCTACGACCATGCCGAGATGGCCGAGTTGCCCGAACGACCGTCTTCGCCGGAGCAGCCGATTCCTCTGGATGAGATGGAGCGAGTGAAGCGCTATATGGAGATCAAGTCGATGTCCGTCACCTTCCAGGATGACGTTGAGAAAGAGCTGGATCGCACGGGTCTCGATTTTCAACGCGCCTATAGGCAGGAGAATCTCATCTGCGACTTCCTGCTCCCTGGGCCTCCGCGTATCGCAGTGGACTGTAAATATAATGTGAACCGCGATTGGGATCGTACCGTTGCCTCGGTCAAACTGCTCAAGGGGCATTTGGATCTGGAAATTGTCTTGGTAGTCGTGCCCTACGAAAATGACACGACCCTCGCGGAGGCGGATCGTATTACCGAGCAAGGTGGTAAGATTGTCTGTGTGGCTGATTTGGAGGCTTCTTTGAGACTTCTAGGCCATGGGAAAGGAGCCTCGCTATGA